From Streptomyces sp. GSL17-111, one genomic window encodes:
- a CDS encoding acyl-CoA dehydrogenase family protein — protein sequence MDSELYTADHDSFRETVRAFMERHVVPFHDTWETEGIVPREVWVAAGKLGLLGTDVPEAHGGGGVADFRYNAVVSEEIVRAGASGVGFTLHNDVVAPYLLRLTTEEQKRRWLPGFCSGELITAIAMTEPGAGSDLQNIRTTAVRDGDHYVVSGSKTFITNGINADLVLVVVKTDPEQGAHGTSLLAVERGMPGFERGRNLDKIGLKAQDTAELFFDDVRVPVANLIGEENKGFVHLMDALPQERLSIAVVAVAVCEQVLEATLAYCKERTAFNRPIGSFQANRFTLAELATEITIARTFLDRCVTLHNAGGLSVPDAAMAKWWTTELQKRTVDTCLQLHGGYGFMSEYPVAKAFLDSRVQTIYGGTTEVMKEIIGRFLGL from the coding sequence ATGGACAGCGAGCTGTACACCGCCGACCACGACAGCTTCCGCGAGACCGTCCGCGCCTTCATGGAGCGGCACGTCGTCCCGTTCCACGACACGTGGGAGACGGAGGGCATCGTCCCGCGCGAGGTGTGGGTGGCGGCCGGGAAGCTCGGGCTGCTGGGTACCGACGTGCCGGAGGCCCACGGTGGCGGCGGGGTCGCGGACTTCCGGTACAACGCGGTCGTCAGCGAGGAGATCGTGCGGGCGGGCGCCTCGGGCGTCGGCTTCACGTTGCACAACGACGTCGTCGCGCCGTACCTGCTGCGGCTGACGACGGAGGAGCAGAAGCGCCGCTGGCTGCCGGGCTTCTGCTCGGGGGAGCTGATCACGGCCATCGCCATGACGGAGCCCGGCGCGGGCAGCGACCTGCAGAACATCCGCACCACGGCCGTGCGCGACGGCGACCACTACGTCGTGAGCGGGTCGAAGACGTTCATCACCAACGGGATCAACGCCGACCTCGTGCTCGTCGTGGTGAAGACGGACCCGGAGCAGGGCGCGCACGGCACCAGCCTCCTCGCCGTCGAGCGGGGCATGCCCGGCTTCGAGCGGGGCCGCAACCTGGACAAGATCGGCCTGAAGGCGCAGGACACCGCCGAGCTGTTCTTCGACGACGTCCGGGTGCCGGTGGCGAACCTGATCGGCGAGGAGAACAAGGGCTTCGTCCACCTCATGGACGCCCTGCCGCAGGAGCGGCTGTCGATCGCCGTCGTCGCCGTGGCGGTGTGCGAGCAGGTCCTGGAGGCGACGCTCGCCTACTGCAAGGAGCGGACGGCCTTCAACCGGCCCATCGGCTCCTTCCAGGCGAACCGCTTCACGCTGGCCGAACTGGCCACCGAGATCACGATCGCGCGCACCTTCCTGGACCGCTGCGTCACGCTGCACAACGCGGGCGGGCTGAGCGTCCCGGACGCCGCGATGGCCAAGTGGTGGACGACGGAGCTGCAGAAGCGGACCGTCGACACCTGCCTCCAGTTGCACGGCGGCTACGGCTTCATGTCCGAGTACCCCGTCGCGAAGGCGTTCCTGGACAGCCGGGTGCAGACCATCTACGGGGGCACGACGGAGGTCATGAAGGAGATCATCGGGCGCTTCCTCGGTCTGTGA
- a CDS encoding AurF N-oxygenase family protein: protein MARVRTDAKVGDREKTAARLLASSAKKSYDPDIDIDWDAPLDPDKHYILPHRVSLYGTPLWERMAEEQRRELGKHEMATIASVGLWFELLLMKMLVKAAYNGDATTAHVQYALTEVADECRHVTMFARLVERIGCPNYGPPRFLHQVAKILPAISYGPALYGSILVAEEITDRLQREMVGDDSIQPLLRMVNHIHIVEEARHVTFAREEVVRGTGRGIGRAEMTYQQTLIATVSFAISRSLLNPRAYAAVGLDPKAATRAAHANPHYRASVRYAGEKIMPFLQDAGLVGGPARSLWRKAYLLP from the coding sequence ATGGCACGCGTACGGACCGATGCGAAGGTGGGCGACCGCGAGAAGACCGCCGCGCGCCTGCTCGCCTCGTCGGCGAAGAAGTCCTACGACCCGGACATCGACATCGACTGGGACGCGCCCCTGGACCCGGACAAGCACTACATCCTGCCGCACCGCGTCTCCCTCTACGGGACGCCGCTGTGGGAGCGCATGGCCGAGGAGCAGCGGCGCGAGCTGGGCAAGCACGAGATGGCCACCATCGCGAGCGTCGGCCTCTGGTTCGAGCTGCTGCTCATGAAGATGCTCGTCAAGGCCGCCTACAACGGGGACGCCACCACCGCGCACGTCCAGTACGCCCTCACCGAGGTCGCCGACGAGTGCCGGCACGTCACCATGTTCGCCCGCCTCGTGGAGCGCATCGGCTGCCCCAACTACGGCCCGCCCCGCTTCCTCCACCAGGTCGCCAAGATCCTGCCCGCCATCTCCTACGGGCCCGCGCTGTACGGCTCCATCCTCGTCGCCGAGGAGATCACCGACCGGCTGCAGCGCGAGATGGTCGGCGACGACTCGATCCAGCCCCTGCTGCGGATGGTCAACCACATCCACATCGTCGAGGAGGCCCGGCACGTCACCTTCGCCCGCGAGGAGGTCGTCCGCGGCACCGGGCGCGGCATCGGTCGGGCGGAGATGACCTACCAGCAGACGCTGATCGCCACCGTGTCGTTCGCCATCTCCCGCAGCCTGCTCAACCCCCGCGCCTACGCCGCCGTCGGGCTCGACCCGAAGGCCGCGACACGGGCCGCCCACGCCAACCCGCACTACCGGGCGTCCGTCCGGTACGCCGGGGAGAAGATCATGCCCTTCCTCCAGGACGCCGGACTCGTCGGAGGACCGGCCAGGAGCCTGTGGCGCAAGGCGTACCTCCTGCCCTGA
- a CDS encoding TetR/AcrR family transcriptional regulator: MRPVDGRRERWSSHRAARREEFVEAALRALARHGPELRVEQVAAEAGVSKPVLYRHFTDKAHLLAALHDRVAALLMERLEPALDPDDPPHVRIRTGVDAFLSLLEEHPNLYLLVSRTVPAGATNEGEGVRAGKELAAQALTHLFDDYLHAYGLDTRGAAPMAHSVVGMVHSTAEWWLEKRAMSRQEVVDHLSETVWDCLDGYLRRRGARLDPDTPTSPDDVLVARAEHTRTPD; the protein is encoded by the coding sequence GTGAGGCCCGTGGACGGACGCAGGGAGCGGTGGAGCTCGCACCGCGCCGCGCGCCGCGAGGAGTTCGTCGAGGCGGCGCTGCGCGCCCTCGCCCGGCACGGTCCCGAGCTGCGCGTCGAGCAGGTCGCGGCGGAGGCCGGGGTCAGCAAGCCCGTGCTCTACCGCCACTTCACCGACAAGGCCCACCTGCTCGCCGCGCTCCACGACCGGGTGGCCGCCCTGCTGATGGAACGGCTGGAGCCCGCCCTCGATCCGGACGACCCGCCGCACGTCCGGATCAGGACCGGCGTGGACGCGTTCCTCTCGCTCCTGGAGGAGCACCCCAACCTCTACCTGCTGGTGAGCCGCACCGTGCCCGCCGGCGCGACGAACGAGGGCGAGGGCGTGCGGGCCGGCAAGGAGCTGGCCGCCCAGGCGCTCACGCACCTCTTCGACGACTACCTGCACGCCTACGGGCTCGACACGCGCGGTGCCGCGCCGATGGCGCACTCCGTCGTCGGCATGGTCCACAGCACGGCCGAGTGGTGGCTGGAGAAGCGGGCGATGAGCCGTCAGGAGGTCGTGGACCACCTGAGCGAGACCGTCTGGGACTGCCTCGACGGCTACCTCCGGCGCCGTGGCGCCCGGTTGGACCCCGACACCCCCACCAGCCCCGACGACGTGCTCGTCGCCCGCGCCGAGCACACCCGCACCCCCGACTGA
- a CDS encoding DUF4873 domain-containing protein: MSDPRQQHAPDEQHEQHAPHDDGYSGAATLVTDGAELAVTVELRGHFQPIDGRYRWYGRLAADPEVTRLCGGRRASVTLRTPHGQAPAEAADPDPWGRYRVTGTGTPPFRTAGTRPPGM, translated from the coding sequence GTGTCCGATCCCCGCCAGCAGCACGCCCCGGACGAGCAGCACGAGCAGCACGCCCCGCACGACGACGGGTACAGCGGGGCGGCCACGCTCGTCACCGACGGCGCCGAGCTCGCCGTCACCGTCGAGCTGCGCGGTCACTTCCAGCCGATCGACGGCCGCTACCGGTGGTACGGGCGGCTGGCCGCCGATCCGGAGGTGACGCGCCTGTGCGGCGGACGCCGCGCCTCCGTGACGCTGCGCACCCCGCACGGCCAGGCGCCCGCCGAGGCCGCCGACCCCGATCCGTGGGGCCGCTACCGCGTGACGGGCACGGGCACGCCGCCGTTCCGCACCGCCGGCACCCGGCCGCCGGGGATGTGA
- a CDS encoding class E sortase: MAVTERDDDAETEERPRPPRPTRGRVAATVSVLGELLITAGLVLALFVAYSLWWTNVLADRQAGKESSELRDQWAEQEEGDGGGEDRAPADFDPKDGIGFLHVPAMSDDDVLVLPGTDPEKLNGGIAGYYEKPKKSAMPWDESGNFTLAAHRDGHGAKFHNIHKIDEGDPVVFETKDTWYVYTVYAKLPETSKYNVGVLADVPEGSGKTEEGRYLTLTTCTPMFSSAYRYIVWAELERTEPVDEERTPPEELRAG; the protein is encoded by the coding sequence GTGGCAGTGACCGAGCGGGACGACGACGCGGAGACCGAAGAGCGTCCGCGGCCGCCCCGGCCCACCCGCGGACGCGTCGCCGCGACGGTCAGCGTCCTGGGTGAACTCCTCATCACGGCGGGCCTCGTGCTGGCCCTCTTCGTCGCCTACTCCCTGTGGTGGACGAACGTCCTCGCCGACCGCCAGGCCGGCAAGGAGAGCAGCGAGCTGCGCGACCAGTGGGCCGAGCAGGAGGAGGGCGACGGCGGAGGCGAGGACCGGGCTCCGGCCGACTTCGACCCCAAGGACGGCATCGGTTTCCTGCACGTGCCCGCGATGAGCGACGACGACGTGCTCGTCCTCCCCGGCACGGACCCGGAGAAGCTCAACGGCGGCATCGCCGGGTACTACGAGAAGCCGAAGAAGTCCGCGATGCCGTGGGACGAATCGGGGAACTTCACCCTCGCCGCGCACCGGGACGGGCACGGCGCCAAGTTCCACAACATCCACAAGATCGACGAGGGCGATCCGGTCGTCTTCGAGACCAAGGACACCTGGTACGTGTACACGGTCTACGCGAAGCTGCCGGAGACCTCGAAGTACAACGTCGGCGTGCTCGCCGACGTCCCCGAGGGGTCCGGGAAGACGGAGGAGGGCCGCTACCTCACCCTGACGACGTGCACGCCGATGTTCAGCTCCGCCTACCGCTACATCGTGTGGGCGGAGCTGGAGCGCACGGAACCGGTGGACGAGGAGCGGACGCCGCCGGAGGAACTGCGCGCGGGCTGA
- a CDS encoding class E sortase, with the protein MTTPEDPYADPQDLLAAIGRLDDPLNDPLPGRRPPSAQPDGTAQPDGRAEGRAGPGRRRRPAQAAGGSPWFRPHTPGGPPPPPAPRPAPVPAPAPAAPAVPPPGEEPDPETVALRRARPPARRDDEEPFEGRAARRRAAARAARARKENAAVMASRGVGELFITCGVLLLLFVAYQLWWTNVQAGFETQQATSRLEERWDAQEAAERRPDAFEPGEGFALMYLPTLDVAVPVAEGIDKDSVLDKGLVGHYDEASGLETAMPWDEEGNFAVAGHRNTHGEPFRYINRLRAGDPIVVETADAYYVYEMTSVLPQTSPSDVEVIAPVPPKSGFTEPGRYVTLTTCTPEFTSKYRLIVWGKMVEERPRSEGKPDALVG; encoded by the coding sequence GTGACGACGCCCGAGGACCCGTACGCCGATCCGCAGGATCTGCTGGCGGCGATCGGGCGCCTCGACGACCCGTTGAACGACCCCCTGCCCGGTCGGCGGCCTCCCTCGGCGCAGCCGGACGGCACGGCGCAGCCGGACGGGCGGGCGGAGGGCCGGGCGGGGCCCGGGCGCCGCCGGCGCCCCGCGCAGGCCGCCGGGGGTTCCCCCTGGTTCCGCCCGCACACCCCGGGCGGCCCCCCGCCGCCGCCCGCGCCCCGGCCCGCTCCCGTCCCGGCCCCGGCACCCGCCGCCCCGGCCGTCCCGCCGCCCGGCGAGGAGCCGGACCCGGAGACCGTCGCGCTGCGGCGGGCCCGCCCCCCGGCGCGCCGGGACGACGAGGAGCCCTTCGAGGGACGCGCCGCGCGGCGTCGGGCCGCCGCCCGGGCCGCCCGCGCCCGCAAGGAGAACGCCGCCGTCATGGCCAGCCGTGGCGTGGGCGAGCTGTTCATCACCTGCGGCGTGCTGCTGCTCCTCTTCGTGGCCTACCAGCTGTGGTGGACGAACGTGCAGGCCGGGTTCGAGACCCAGCAGGCCACCAGTCGGCTGGAGGAGAGGTGGGACGCGCAGGAGGCGGCCGAGCGGCGGCCCGACGCCTTCGAGCCCGGTGAGGGCTTCGCCCTCATGTACCTGCCGACGCTGGACGTCGCCGTCCCGGTGGCCGAGGGCATCGACAAGGACAGCGTCCTCGACAAGGGGCTCGTCGGCCACTACGACGAGGCGTCCGGCCTGGAGACGGCGATGCCCTGGGACGAGGAGGGCAACTTCGCGGTGGCGGGGCACCGCAACACCCATGGCGAGCCGTTCCGTTACATCAACCGGCTCCGGGCGGGCGACCCCATCGTCGTCGAGACGGCGGACGCCTACTACGTCTACGAGATGACGAGCGTCCTGCCGCAGACCTCGCCGTCGGACGTGGAGGTCATCGCCCCCGTCCCGCCCAAGTCGGGCTTCACCGAGCCGGGTCGCTACGTGACCCTGACCACCTGTACCCCCGAGTTCACCTCGAAGTACCGTCTCATCGTCTGGGGCAAAATGGTCGAGGAGCGCCCGCGCAGCGAGGGGAAGCCGGACGCGCTCGTCGGATAG
- a CDS encoding aminodeoxychorismate/anthranilate synthase component II, with the protein MSARILVVDNYDSFVFNLVQYLYQLGAECEVLRNDEVRTGHAQDGFDGVLLSPGPGTPEEAGVCVDMVRHCADTGVPVFGVCLGMQSMVVAYGGVVGRAPELLHGKTSAVVHEGAGVFAGLPSPFTATRYHSLAAEPATVPETLRVTARTDSGVIMGLRHRELPVEGVQFHPESVLTEWGHLMLANWLTECGDTGAVERSRGLAPVVGR; encoded by the coding sequence ATGAGCGCACGCATCCTCGTGGTGGACAACTACGACAGCTTCGTCTTCAACCTCGTCCAGTACCTCTACCAGCTCGGTGCCGAGTGCGAGGTCCTGCGCAACGACGAGGTGCGCACGGGGCACGCCCAGGACGGCTTCGACGGCGTCCTGCTCTCCCCGGGGCCCGGCACGCCCGAGGAGGCCGGGGTGTGCGTGGACATGGTGCGGCACTGCGCGGACACCGGGGTGCCGGTGTTCGGCGTGTGCCTGGGCATGCAGTCCATGGTCGTCGCCTACGGCGGCGTCGTGGGCCGCGCCCCGGAGCTGCTGCACGGCAAGACGTCGGCCGTGGTGCACGAGGGCGCGGGCGTCTTCGCCGGGCTCCCCTCGCCGTTCACGGCCACCCGCTACCACTCGCTGGCCGCCGAGCCCGCCACCGTCCCGGAGACCCTGCGGGTCACGGCCCGCACCGACTCCGGCGTCATCATGGGCCTGCGGCACCGGGAGCTGCCGGTGGAGGGCGTGCAGTTCCACCCCGAGTCCGTGCTCACCGAGTGGGGCCACCTGATGCTGGCGAACTGGCTCACCGAGTGCGGTGACACCGGAGCCGTCGAGCGCTCCCGGGGCCTGGCCCCGGTCGTCGGCAGGTGA
- a CDS encoding DUF881 domain-containing protein — protein MTSSSTSPPGADRSRRGLRSGLARTASAGVFALAGLIFWVSFNTAQGTDLRSDDPMLRLPDLIAERSRENGTLESSTAELREEVEALAEERDEGRSAAERRRAEQLADTAQTEEVSGAGLTVTLTDAPSDATARLPGWPEPEPDYLVIHQQDLQAVVNALWAGGAEGIRVMDQRLISTSAVRCVGNTLILQGRLYSPPYEVTAVGDPERLREALDRSPAISTYKQYVEAYGLGWEVEGHDDTTLPGYSGPVDLQYAEPLD, from the coding sequence GTGACCTCTTCGTCGACGTCTCCCCCGGGCGCGGACCGGTCCCGGCGCGGGCTGCGCTCCGGCCTCGCGCGCACCGCCAGCGCCGGTGTCTTCGCCCTGGCCGGCCTCATCTTCTGGGTGAGCTTCAACACGGCGCAGGGCACCGACCTGCGCAGTGATGACCCGATGCTCCGTCTGCCCGACCTGATCGCCGAGCGCAGCCGCGAGAACGGCACGCTGGAGTCCTCCACCGCGGAGCTGCGCGAGGAGGTCGAGGCGCTGGCCGAGGAGCGGGACGAGGGCCGCAGCGCCGCCGAGCGCCGCCGGGCCGAGCAGCTGGCGGACACCGCCCAGACGGAGGAGGTCAGCGGCGCCGGCCTGACGGTGACGCTCACCGACGCCCCCTCCGACGCGACCGCCCGCCTCCCCGGCTGGCCCGAGCCGGAGCCGGACTACCTGGTCATCCACCAGCAGGACCTGCAGGCCGTCGTCAACGCGCTGTGGGCCGGCGGCGCCGAGGGCATCCGGGTCATGGACCAGCGGCTGATCTCCACCAGCGCCGTGCGGTGCGTCGGCAACACCCTGATCCTCCAGGGCCGGCTCTACTCGCCGCCCTACGAGGTCACGGCCGTCGGCGACCCGGAGCGGCTGCGCGAGGCGCTGGACCGCTCACCCGCCATCAGCACGTACAAGCAGTACGTGGAGGCGTACGGCCTCGGCTGGGAGGTCGAGGGGCACGACGACACGACGCTCCCCGGCTACTCCGGCCCCGTCGACCTCCAGTACGCCGAGCCGCTGGACTGA
- the crgA gene encoding cell division protein CrgA has translation MPKSRIRKKKDGYTQPEAKRSNKIDLSSGRSWVAPLMLAMFAIGLAWIVVFYLTEGSLPVDALGNWNIVVGFGFIAVGFVVSTQWK, from the coding sequence GTGCCGAAGTCCCGGATTCGCAAGAAGAAGGACGGTTACACCCAGCCCGAGGCGAAGCGGTCCAACAAGATCGACCTCTCCTCCGGTCGCAGTTGGGTCGCGCCGCTGATGCTGGCCATGTTCGCGATCGGGTTGGCCTGGATCGTCGTCTTCTACCTGACCGAGGGTTCCCTGCCCGTCGACGCGCTGGGCAACTGGAACATCGTGGTCGGCTTCGGCTTCATCGCGGTGGGCTTCGTCGTCTCCACGCAGTGGAAGTAG
- a CDS encoding rhomboid family intramembrane serine protease gives MEHQQGGLGPGHTLPGCYRHPGRETGISCTRCDRPICPDCMIDAAVGYQCPECVRGASGAAGRAVRPRTLAGGAVVQDTRLVTKILLGLNVAVFVAGLALGRQFIDDLQLIGLALSGQVEAGGLQIVGVADGEWYRLLSSAFLHSEFWHIGVNMMALWFLGPPLEAALGRLRFVALYLLSALGGSVVSYVLVAQNQPSLGASGAIFGLFGATAVLMRRLNYDLRPIFVLLAINLVIGFIPGLRVAWQAHLGGLIIGAVFAFALIHAPRKGRALVQWGTCGVLLGALVLAAVIRTSALLG, from the coding sequence ATGGAGCACCAGCAGGGCGGGCTGGGGCCCGGCCACACCCTGCCGGGGTGTTACCGGCACCCGGGCCGGGAGACGGGCATCAGCTGTACCCGGTGCGACCGGCCGATCTGCCCCGACTGCATGATCGACGCCGCTGTGGGCTACCAGTGCCCCGAGTGCGTGCGCGGAGCGTCGGGAGCGGCCGGCCGGGCCGTGCGGCCGCGCACGCTGGCGGGCGGCGCGGTGGTGCAGGACACCCGGCTGGTGACGAAGATCCTGCTCGGGCTGAACGTCGCGGTGTTCGTCGCCGGGCTGGCGCTCGGGCGGCAGTTCATCGACGACCTCCAGCTCATCGGCCTCGCTCTGTCGGGGCAGGTCGAGGCCGGTGGGCTGCAGATCGTCGGGGTGGCCGACGGCGAGTGGTACCGGCTGCTGAGCTCGGCCTTCCTGCACTCGGAGTTCTGGCACATCGGCGTCAACATGATGGCGCTGTGGTTCCTCGGCCCGCCCCTGGAGGCGGCGCTGGGCCGACTGCGCTTCGTCGCCCTGTACCTGCTGTCCGCACTGGGCGGCAGCGTCGTGTCCTACGTGCTCGTCGCGCAGAACCAGCCGTCGCTGGGCGCGTCCGGCGCCATCTTCGGCCTGTTCGGGGCGACGGCCGTCCTGATGCGGCGGCTCAACTACGATCTGCGGCCGATCTTCGTCCTGCTCGCGATCAACCTCGTCATCGGCTTCATTCCGGGCCTGCGGGTGGCCTGGCAGGCCCACCTCGGCGGTCTGATCATCGGCGCGGTGTTCGCCTTCGCCCTCATCCACGCACCGCGCAAGGGCCGGGCGCTGGTGCAGTGGGGGACGTGCGGGGTGCTCCTCGGAGCCCTCGTCCTCGCCGCCGTCATCCGGACATCGGCCCTGCTCGGCTGA
- a CDS encoding peptidylprolyl isomerase, with the protein MAEQLYATLKTNRGDIEVQLFPNHAPETVKNFVELAEGSREWTHPKTGAKTTDKLYDGTVFHRVISGFMIQGGDPLGNGTGGPGYEFRDEIHPDLGFTKPYLLAMANAGPGTNGSQFFITVSPTTWLTGKHTIFGEVTSEAGKKIVDEIATTDTNPRTDRPVNDVVIESVVIERR; encoded by the coding sequence GTGGCCGAGCAGCTCTACGCCACCCTGAAGACGAACCGCGGCGACATCGAGGTCCAGCTCTTCCCGAACCACGCGCCCGAGACCGTCAAGAACTTCGTCGAGCTCGCCGAGGGCTCCCGGGAGTGGACGCACCCGAAGACGGGCGCGAAGACGACCGACAAGCTCTACGACGGGACCGTCTTCCACCGCGTCATCAGCGGCTTCATGATCCAGGGCGGTGACCCGCTGGGCAACGGCACCGGCGGCCCCGGGTACGAGTTCCGCGACGAGATCCACCCGGACCTGGGCTTCACCAAGCCCTACCTGCTCGCCATGGCGAACGCGGGCCCGGGGACGAACGGCTCGCAGTTCTTCATCACCGTCTCGCCCACGACGTGGCTGACCGGCAAGCACACCATCTTCGGTGAGGTGACGAGCGAGGCCGGGAAGAAGATCGTCGACGAGATCGCCACCACCGACACCAACCCGCGCACGGACCGCCCCGTCAACGACGTGGTGATCGAGTCGGTGGTCATCGAGCGCCGCTGA
- a CDS encoding DUF5324 family protein, whose protein sequence is MTRKDSVRAATGTAKENVRHAAEVVGPRVGLAARQAQHTAREQYEGMVAPRLAHARTALPPAVDDAAKRAAKHSRKAAKEARCYAKEAAAYAAPRVEAARAAAAPAREEAMARSAAAMAALRGEVTAKEVRKITRKRARRAAYGRGLKRLTVLGLVGGAVYAAWRWWDQQANPDWLVEPPAATDVSEGGVPADASSLDPEVEAKQAEESGEAARSEGGEKKG, encoded by the coding sequence GTGACCCGCAAGGACAGCGTGCGCGCCGCGACCGGCACCGCGAAGGAGAACGTGCGGCATGCCGCCGAGGTGGTGGGGCCCAGGGTGGGCCTGGCCGCGCGCCAGGCCCAGCACACCGCACGCGAACAGTACGAAGGCATGGTGGCGCCACGCCTCGCGCACGCCCGCACCGCACTGCCCCCGGCCGTCGACGACGCCGCCAAGCGCGCGGCCAAGCACAGCCGCAAGGCCGCCAAGGAGGCCCGGTGTTACGCGAAGGAGGCCGCAGCCTACGCCGCGCCGCGCGTCGAGGCCGCACGGGCCGCCGCGGCACCCGCCCGTGAGGAGGCCATGGCCCGTTCCGCCGCCGCCATGGCGGCCCTGCGCGGCGAGGTCACGGCGAAGGAGGTGCGGAAGATCACCCGCAAGCGCGCCCGCCGCGCGGCCTACGGACGGGGTCTGAAGCGGCTGACGGTGCTGGGCCTCGTCGGCGGCGCCGTCTACGCCGCCTGGCGCTGGTGGGACCAGCAGGCCAACCCGGACTGGCTGGTCGAGCCGCCCGCCGCGACCGACGTCTCGGAGGGCGGGGTGCCGGCGGACGCGTCGTCCCTCGACCCGGAGGTGGAGGCCAAGCAGGCCGAGGAGTCCGGGGAGGCGGCGCGGTCCGAGGGCGGCGAGAAGAAGGGCTGA